From the Pontibacillus halophilus JSM 076056 = DSM 19796 genome, one window contains:
- a CDS encoding MDR family MFS transporter has product MKFREFHRNIKIRIVETFVSRFIGSMIFPFMSIYLAVHFGATVAGLLLLINVGIGIGINFLGGYFADQFGRKKVMLWAELLRFLAFMTMALCNSPWYQSPSITFAMMTVNSICWGLAGPANHAMLIDVSLPSQRKVIYSITYWVNNLSIAVGGIIGAFLFKDYLFELFIALSFSALFVVVIVMFFIIESHFPERTKMQPVQHVKKLLSSYKSVLNDRLFVLFTVAGVLTLSMEFQLTNYIGIRLSEEMPTQTFLFWEVDGVKTMGFLRSENTILVAILMLFAARLSKSFQDRPLLVGCSFLFTIGYGALAYSNNLWVLVIMMAILTVGEVLKVPVEQSYMASIPPEHARSTYMAFNGLKFNLSMLIASLTVAVSSILPTTVMAILILLIGLTGTWIYHLITPQLDVRKRLEMEMEEVSGTLES; this is encoded by the coding sequence ATGAAATTCAGAGAGTTTCACCGAAATATCAAGATTCGGATTGTGGAGACGTTCGTAAGTCGCTTTATTGGAAGTATGATCTTTCCATTTATGTCGATTTACTTGGCCGTGCATTTCGGTGCGACCGTGGCTGGGTTATTGCTGCTTATTAATGTAGGAATTGGGATTGGCATTAACTTTCTAGGGGGATACTTCGCAGATCAATTCGGGCGAAAGAAGGTGATGCTATGGGCAGAATTGCTACGATTCCTCGCATTCATGACGATGGCTCTATGTAATTCACCTTGGTACCAATCACCGAGTATTACGTTCGCAATGATGACAGTCAACAGTATTTGCTGGGGGTTAGCAGGACCGGCGAACCATGCGATGCTGATTGACGTTAGTTTGCCCTCTCAACGCAAAGTCATCTATTCCATTACATACTGGGTAAACAATCTATCCATTGCAGTGGGAGGAATCATAGGAGCTTTCTTGTTCAAAGACTACCTATTTGAACTGTTTATCGCCTTAAGTTTCTCAGCTTTATTTGTTGTCGTCATTGTGATGTTCTTCATTATAGAGAGTCACTTTCCTGAACGAACGAAGATGCAACCTGTCCAACACGTGAAGAAGTTACTTTCAAGCTACAAGAGTGTATTGAATGATCGTTTATTTGTGTTGTTCACAGTTGCCGGTGTACTCACGCTCTCAATGGAATTTCAGCTGACGAATTACATTGGAATTCGATTGAGTGAAGAAATGCCGACACAAACCTTTCTATTCTGGGAAGTGGATGGGGTGAAAACGATGGGATTCCTGCGCAGTGAGAACACCATTCTCGTAGCAATCCTCATGTTGTTCGCTGCACGGTTATCTAAATCATTCCAAGATCGGCCTCTCCTTGTTGGGTGTAGCTTCTTATTTACAATCGGATATGGAGCGCTAGCTTACTCCAATAACCTATGGGTGCTCGTCATCATGATGGCCATTCTCACAGTTGGAGAAGTATTGAAAGTCCCTGTGGAGCAGTCCTATATGGCATCGATACCACCTGAGCACGCACGTAGCACGTATATGGCGTTCAATGGCTTGAAATTCAATTTATCCATGCTCATTGCCTCGTTGACCGTAGCCGTTAGTTCGATTCTGCCAACGACAGTTATGGCTATCTTAATCCTATTGATTGGACTGACCGGAACATGGATCTATCACCTTATCACTCCTCAGCTTGATGTTCGTAAAAGGCTTGAGATGGAGATGGAAGAGGTTAGTGGGACACTCGAGTCTTAA
- a CDS encoding HD domain-containing protein, translated as MDVLSLAENLKQEMRHSWLSNGRQESVAEHTWRMSLMAVLVQPYLDRKVNMEKLLKMVIIHDLIEAEAGDVPAFDAMNDTQIKREKEERELDAILSLKRRLPSELGVEIYELWMEFEGKETYTAKVANALDKLEVQLQHNEADIHTWLDIEKEMTFQMGKHVEFDSFLSKMKDQIEQDGEQKMLAAGVEYRK; from the coding sequence ATGGACGTGTTATCATTAGCAGAGAACTTGAAACAAGAAATGCGCCATAGCTGGTTGTCGAATGGAAGACAAGAGAGTGTCGCAGAGCATACATGGAGAATGTCGCTCATGGCCGTCTTGGTGCAACCTTATTTAGACAGGAAAGTAAACATGGAGAAACTGCTCAAGATGGTCATTATCCACGATTTGATTGAAGCAGAAGCAGGTGATGTACCTGCCTTTGATGCGATGAACGACACACAAATTAAAAGAGAGAAAGAAGAACGAGAGCTTGACGCAATTCTTTCCCTTAAACGTCGCCTCCCGTCTGAGTTAGGGGTGGAAATCTATGAATTATGGATGGAGTTTGAAGGCAAAGAAACGTATACAGCAAAGGTTGCAAATGCCCTCGATAAGCTAGAGGTCCAACTCCAACATAATGAAGCTGACATACATACATGGTTAGACATTGAGAAAGAAATGACCTTTCAAATGGGCAAGCATGTCGAATTCGATTCGTTTCTTAGTAAGATGAAAGACCAAATTGAACAAGATGGAGAACAGAAAATGCTCGCTGCAGGCGTAGAGTACCGTAAGTAG
- a CDS encoding YczE/YyaS/YitT family protein → MKQLFLYLFGILISSLGIAFFIKADVGVGTTDSVAVGLSSHIPISVGVGMMTVHVTVILLNSILGKTLPSLFVFIPIVLRGVTLDLWNFLLTDFQLESLVLRWGLLFVGIAFMGIGIGSYLHTNLPKIPVDELMQTLMKKDGLSLRVNRNLYEFSLLVIGFLLGGPIGIGTFVISFLLGPSIQFFYEQWSNLLSPSNGGQYASTS, encoded by the coding sequence ATGAAGCAGTTATTCTTATATTTGTTCGGTATACTCATCTCGAGCCTTGGCATTGCGTTCTTCATTAAAGCGGATGTTGGGGTTGGCACGACAGACAGCGTCGCAGTAGGCTTGTCCTCCCACATTCCAATTAGTGTAGGGGTTGGAATGATGACAGTCCACGTAACGGTTATCCTATTAAATAGTATTCTAGGGAAGACGCTCCCATCCTTATTTGTCTTTATTCCAATTGTATTAAGAGGGGTCACGCTCGACTTGTGGAATTTCCTTCTTACAGACTTCCAGCTGGAGTCGCTCGTCTTAAGGTGGGGACTCTTATTCGTCGGAATTGCCTTCATGGGAATTGGCATTGGCTCGTACTTACACACGAACCTTCCTAAAATCCCTGTCGATGAACTGATGCAAACCTTGATGAAGAAAGATGGACTCTCCCTTAGAGTGAACCGCAATCTCTATGAGTTCTCCTTACTTGTCATCGGGTTCCTACTTGGAGGTCCAATTGGAATCGGTACGTTTGTCATCTCGTTCTTACTCGGCCCATCCATTCAGTTCTTCTATGAACAATGGAGCAACCTACTTTCGCCTAGCAATGGTGGACAATACGCAAGTACTTCCTAA
- a CDS encoding DUF420 domain-containing protein codes for MDIQREKEFNYVPWVIGLSIAINLIVTILFFMPEINSDTSFDLTILPLLNAIFNSFTTVFLFAALFMILRKNVKWHKRFIFAAFSTTALFLVTYLSYHAMAPSTSYGGEGILQYIYYFILITHIILAIVIVPLALISLFRGLAMKVDKHRKIARWTMPLWLYVSITGVLVYIMISPYY; via the coding sequence TTGGATATACAAAGAGAGAAAGAATTTAACTATGTACCATGGGTCATTGGGTTATCCATTGCGATCAATCTGATTGTTACGATTCTCTTCTTCATGCCTGAGATCAATAGCGATACTAGTTTTGATTTGACGATACTACCATTACTGAATGCCATCTTTAACTCATTTACGACCGTCTTCTTGTTCGCAGCGTTATTTATGATTCTACGAAAGAATGTGAAGTGGCATAAACGCTTCATCTTTGCAGCGTTCTCAACGACGGCGCTCTTCCTCGTGACGTACTTGTCGTATCACGCGATGGCTCCTTCCACATCGTACGGTGGTGAAGGAATTCTACAATATATTTACTACTTTATCTTAATCACGCATATCATTCTGGCAATTGTCATTGTGCCTCTTGCGCTGATCAGCTTGTTCCGCGGACTTGCAATGAAAGTCGACAAGCACCGCAAGATTGCTCGCTGGACAATGCCACTATGGCTGTATGTAAGTATTACAGGTGTACTTGTGTACATTATGATTTCTCCATATTACTAA
- a CDS encoding secondary thiamine-phosphate synthase enzyme YjbQ — protein sequence MNHIFSVETTQHSQMIDMTSQLNQWIQDEGVREGILIVTSLHTTAGITVNENADPDVKTDMLRRFDELYPWEHTEDRHMEGNTAAHMKTSTVGHSQTIIIQNGELVLGTWQGVYFCEFDGPRKRKVQVKVIEG from the coding sequence ATGAATCACATATTCTCAGTAGAAACGACCCAGCACAGCCAGATGATTGATATGACATCACAACTTAATCAGTGGATACAAGATGAGGGGGTAAGAGAAGGAATTCTGATTGTTACTTCCCTCCATACGACAGCTGGCATTACCGTTAATGAAAATGCAGACCCAGATGTAAAGACCGACATGCTCCGTCGATTTGACGAGTTGTACCCATGGGAGCATACGGAGGACCGACATATGGAAGGGAATACGGCGGCGCACATGAAGACAAGTACCGTTGGACATTCACAGACCATCATTATTCAGAATGGGGAGCTTGTTCTAGGCACGTGGCAAGGCGTGTATTTCTGTGAGTTTGATGGCCCTCGAAAGCGAAAGGTACAAGTGAAAGTTATAGAAGGATAG
- a CDS encoding AAA family ATPase, which translates to MKFVMITGPQAVGKMTVGQELAKLTNLSLFHNHMTIDLVGQFFDYDTPSGKRLVNLFRHEIFEEMASSDEEGMIFTYVWAFNLQEDWEYVERVTHQFESKGATVYYVELEANLDTRLQRNKTENRLQHKPSKRDIQWSENEMKDSMNEYRLNSIAGEITHTNYIRIDNTNLSAREVAEKVKDAFTL; encoded by the coding sequence ATGAAATTTGTAATGATTACCGGGCCACAAGCTGTAGGGAAGATGACGGTCGGCCAAGAGCTCGCAAAGCTAACGAATCTTTCCCTATTTCATAATCATATGACGATTGACCTTGTCGGACAGTTCTTCGACTATGATACACCTTCAGGGAAGCGGCTAGTCAATCTCTTTCGTCATGAAATCTTTGAAGAGATGGCGAGTAGTGATGAAGAGGGGATGATCTTTACGTATGTGTGGGCGTTTAACTTACAGGAAGACTGGGAGTATGTAGAACGGGTCACTCACCAGTTCGAATCGAAAGGAGCGACCGTTTACTATGTAGAGCTTGAAGCGAATCTAGATACACGCCTTCAGCGTAACAAAACGGAGAACCGCCTTCAGCACAAGCCATCGAAGCGGGATATCCAGTGGTCGGAGAATGAGATGAAGGACTCTATGAATGAGTATCGGTTAAATTCAATAGCGGGTGAAATCACCCACACCAATTACATAAGAATCGATAATACGAACCTTAGCGCGAGAGAAGTAGCAGAAAAGGTGAAGGATGCCTTTACTCTTTAG
- a CDS encoding OsmC family protein, whose translation MEFKVDWKGKMAFEGAAPSGHTIRLDAGEGDGGENSGARPTEALMSAVASCTGIDIIQILQKMRLNPIGFHMDMKGERAEEHPRKFTDIHIHYALEGELPEDKVVRAVQLSKDKYCSVAHSINANLTVTYSINGVNGEQTL comes from the coding sequence ATGGAATTTAAAGTAGACTGGAAAGGGAAAATGGCATTTGAAGGGGCAGCACCTTCTGGACATACAATCCGATTGGATGCAGGAGAAGGCGATGGCGGTGAGAACTCTGGAGCGCGCCCAACAGAGGCGCTTATGTCTGCTGTAGCAAGCTGTACTGGAATCGATATTATCCAGATTCTCCAGAAAATGCGACTTAACCCAATCGGATTTCATATGGATATGAAAGGTGAGCGTGCTGAGGAGCATCCACGTAAATTTACAGACATTCATATCCACTATGCTCTAGAAGGAGAACTTCCTGAAGACAAAGTGGTACGTGCTGTGCAACTTTCTAAAGATAAATACTGTTCCGTTGCCCACTCCATTAACGCAAACTTAACTGTGACTTACTCCATTAACGGCGTGAATGGGGAACAGACACTTTAA